In Marinitoga sp. 1197, one genomic interval encodes:
- a CDS encoding ATP-binding cassette domain-containing protein → MKKYTIIGIILIIIIWQIIAILTNNPLLIPFPYNVFMEMLKLFKDYTFYSDLLNTFLKIITGFFISLLIGIPIGLISGLSKNFFNIFRPSLMLIQSSPVVSYIAIAMLWFGIGFYTPVFVAFMVIFPVIVLNISEGIKSTDKKLIEMAMVFNISKKKILLKIYFPSLIPFLKSTLNMISGSMWKSVVIGEFLAGDRGLGVSLAFSKIALNTDRVFAYTILLSIFGLISEKLIKLLSKRKKIVKKSKNTAVNKPLNQKEKKNTENVIIKNLNKNFGENVILSGFNIVFEKKKINILLGESGIGKTTILNILSQIIEKDAGEIAIHGKIGYVFQDDRLVPWLSTYENIKLIKENVSYEEIKIFLKLLNLDENVLYKYPDELSGGMKKRINILRTIIYDPDIILMDEPFSSLDISTKYKIMEEFKNIQKEKHYTVIMVTHDPFEVSILGENIFILKGEPLKIKKELKFKNSVRRTMDDNHNILYKINKILLD, encoded by the coding sequence ATGAAAAAATATACAATAATTGGAATTATATTGATAATTATAATATGGCAAATTATCGCAATTTTAACTAATAATCCTCTTTTAATACCATTTCCTTATAATGTTTTTATGGAAATGTTGAAATTATTTAAGGATTACACCTTTTATTCAGACTTATTAAATACTTTTCTAAAAATAATAACAGGTTTTTTTATCTCATTATTAATAGGAATACCTATCGGTCTCATTTCTGGATTAAGTAAAAATTTTTTCAATATATTCAGACCATCTTTAATGCTAATTCAAAGTTCACCAGTAGTTTCGTATATTGCAATAGCAATGTTATGGTTTGGAATAGGTTTTTATACACCAGTATTTGTTGCTTTTATGGTTATATTTCCTGTAATAGTATTAAATATTTCCGAAGGTATTAAATCAACAGATAAAAAGTTAATCGAGATGGCCATGGTTTTCAATATAAGTAAAAAGAAAATACTTTTAAAAATATACTTTCCTTCTTTAATTCCATTTTTAAAATCCACTTTAAATATGATATCAGGTAGTATGTGGAAATCTGTAGTAATTGGTGAATTCCTTGCCGGCGATAGAGGACTTGGCGTAAGTCTTGCTTTCTCTAAAATAGCTTTAAATACAGATAGAGTTTTTGCATATACAATATTATTGTCTATATTTGGGTTGATTTCGGAAAAGTTGATCAAACTTCTGTCAAAAAGAAAAAAAATAGTCAAAAAGTCAAAAAATACTGCCGTTAATAAACCTCTTAATCAAAAAGAAAAGAAAAATACAGAAAATGTTATTATAAAAAATTTGAACAAAAATTTTGGAGAGAACGTCATATTATCCGGTTTTAACATTGTTTTTGAAAAGAAAAAAATAAATATACTACTTGGAGAATCCGGGATTGGAAAAACCACAATATTAAACATACTATCTCAAATTATAGAAAAGGATGCTGGTGAAATAGCTATACACGGTAAAATTGGATATGTTTTTCAGGATGACAGGCTTGTTCCATGGTTAAGCACATATGAAAATATTAAATTAATTAAAGAGAATGTGTCTTATGAAGAGATAAAGATATTCTTAAAATTACTAAATCTTGATGAAAACGTATTATATAAATATCCAGATGAACTTTCAGGAGGGATGAAAAAGCGCATAAATATATTAAGAACTATAATCTATGATCCAGATATTATTTTAATGGATGAACCATTTTCGTCACTGGACATATCAACAAAATATAAAATTATGGAGGAATTTAAAAATATACAGAAAGAAAAACATTATACTGTTATTATGGTAACTCATGATCCATTTGAAGTTTCCATATTAGGTGAAAATATATTCATACTAAAAGGAGAACCTTTAAAAATAAAAAAAGAATTAAAATTTAAAAATTCTGTGCGTCGTACAATGGATGATAATCATAATATACTTTATAAAATTAACAAAATACTGTTAGATTAA